The genomic window CGACATCGAGCGACCGGCCGACGGCGCTTTCAGCGGTCCGACGGGACGAGTGAGGCCTCGAGCGTGACCACGTACCGTTCGGTCTCCCTGCCCTCGTGATCGGTCAACTTCGACTCGATCTCGACCCCGCTGACGTGTTCGATCGTCTCGTCGGCGGCGTCCATCGCGTTCTGTACGGCGTCCTCCCACGATTCGGTCGAGCTTCCGACCAGCTCGACGATTTCGGCTCTCTCACCCATTGCCGTCCCGATTGACGCCTCCACCTGGTAAGTGATACGGCCAGTACGACCGACGGAGAAGACGCTCTCGAGACGCGAGTACTCGAATTTAAAGGGCCATTGTGCCTATCGATAGCCGGTAGAACGTCAGGTTTACATACGCGAGGGAGGGGAGCCGCGTCGCTCGAGCGCGTGCGCGTCTCGAGAGACTGACGAACGGATTGCGCGCAAAAGCGCGGCGGCCGCGATCAGGTGATCTGGATGATGTTTCCGTTAGACGTGACGTGCAGGTCGCGTCCGAGTTTGTACCCCTGGTTCGAGGCGAGATCGACGTACCCCGAGAACCCCTTCATGTTCTGGTGGGCGGGGATGACGTGCTGGGGCTGGAGCGCCTCCA from Haloterrigena sp. KLK7 includes these protein-coding regions:
- a CDS encoding dodecin family protein is translated as MGERAEIVELVGSSTESWEDAVQNAMDAADETIEHVSGVEIESKLTDHEGRETERYVVTLEASLVPSDR